In one Diabrotica virgifera virgifera chromosome 7, PGI_DIABVI_V3a genomic region, the following are encoded:
- the LOC126887624 gene encoding uncharacterized protein LOC126887624 codes for MYADDVVLVGNSERGLEQKLEQWRQALEEKGLKLSRTKTEYLECSFKDGATSNKMVSLDGEMIVKSYSFKYLGSVLQSNGEIDGDACSRIRAGWMKWKEASGVLCDRKIPMKLKGKFYKTAIRPAMMYGTECWAVKKKEEQRMHVAEMRMLRWMSGVTKKDKIRNEYIRGSLGVAPIDAKMREHRLRWFGHIQRRDVNHPIRRVAEVQIPGRSRRGRPKKTWGETIRQDMWVKGINIDMTQDRIVWRNAIREADPA; via the coding sequence atgtatgctgatgatgtcgtgttagtaggaaatagtgaaagaggcttggaacaaaaactggaacagtggagacaagctctggaggaaaaaggtttaaaacttagtaggacaaaaacagagtatttggaatgttcatttaaagatggagctacttcaaataaaatggtatctttggatggtgaaatgattgtgaaaagttatagttttaagtatctaggatcggtattacagagtaatggagaaatagatggagatgcatgcagtagaattagggctggatggatgaagtggaaagaagcgagtggtgtattgtgtgacagaaaaattccaatgaagctgaagggaaaattctataaaacagccattagaccggctatgatgtacggaactgaatgttgggcagtgaaaaagaaagaggaacaacgaatgcatgtggcagaaatgagaatgcttagatggatgagtggagtgacaaagaaggataaaattagaaatgagtatattaggggaagtctaggtgtggcaccaattgatgccaaaatgagagagcataggttaagatggtttggtcatattcaacgtcgagacgttaatcatccaatacgaagagtagctgaagtgcagattcctggaaggagtaggagaggaagaccaaagaagacctggggggagacgataaggcaggacatgtgggtaaagggaattaacattgatatgacccaagatagaattgtgtggagaaatgcaattagggaagccgaccccgcatag